Proteins encoded within one genomic window of Panicum virgatum strain AP13 chromosome 1N, P.virgatum_v5, whole genome shotgun sequence:
- the LOC120655804 gene encoding uncharacterized protein LOC120655804 — protein sequence MGGGLASFWEQWNIQILVILSFALQVILLSCAGIRRRREGSALLKILLWVAYQMADYTAIYALGHMSISMSRSEHHQMVPFWAPFLLLHLGGPDTITAYAFQDNQLWLRHLLTLAAQVLGAAYVMYLFVTAGRNPAGTLVAAAALMFVAGCLKYGERTWALKCGDMDSIASSVDDGKSLAARGPAPYHGREGEERLDSEEVLLGAHYMINVCKGVLATDWALMDMPQYETMRQGIQLNGGKYLFELAAMELSLLYDILYTKAAVIHTWYGFCIRIVSPLSTVAAFVLFHLSSSKNAYGRADVAVTYVLLAGAMGLELASSLGAALSSWACAYYHARGWQRLCGVVMRLRRILKDGARRSGCLDSLGQYNMLDICTDADKKDDLRGKVAKMIGLGNQWQKLHYSSTVPVSDSMKALVLGEIRKRNVRDLRNSRGKWILEEKGMYNDLKRIADDTELDRSIIVWHLATDLFLSVCPDSDEEARDNIRVLSNHMMFLMVVHPYLLPVVVRNDRYKQNLKYFESLWWVTWNTKKEDTKNMSRSEIVKKIAEFQLPAHSWHKYISGSGEESSYDRHGRAVYIEACWLAGMLLGNRWRLTFADMLEVIAGVWVEMMCYAIHYCGEESHAKKLSTGAEFISVVWLVIEHAILNDVKAPSAERLTGGLDPFKSERKRKRPATDPGATLYPSLWVDRRGINGVPPGVDPACSIFF from the coding sequence ATGGGCGGTGGGTTAGCATCATTTTGGGAACAATGGAACATCCAGATTCTGGTGATCTTGAGCTTCGCCCTGCAAGTCATCCTACTCTCCTGTGCAGGGATCCGGCGCCGTCGTGAAGGGTCAGCTCTGTTGAAAATCCTCCTCTGGGTGGCATACCAGATGGCTGACTACACCGCGATCTACGCCCTGGGCCACATGTCCATCAGCATGAGCAGATCAGAGCACCACCAGATGGTGCCATTCTGGGCTCCCTTCCTCCTGCTTCACCTTGGTGGGCCGGACACCATCACTGCCTACGCCTTCCAGGACAACCAGCTCTGGCTGCGCCACCTGCTCACCCTCGCGGCACAGGTGCTCGGCGCCGCCTATGTCATGTACCTGTTCGTCACAGCCGGCAGGAACCCAGCTGGGACGCTGGTCGCTGCCGCTGCATTGATGTTCGTCGCTGGCTGCCTTAAGTACGGCGAGAGGACTTGGGCGCTCAAGTGTGGCGACATGGACAGCATTGCAAGCTCTGTCGACGACGGCAAGTCGTTGGCCGCCCGTGGCCCTGCCCCTTAccatgggagggagggagaggagaggctgGACTCGGAGGAGGTCCTGTTGGGAGCCCATTACATGATCAATGTCTGCAAGGGCGTCCTGGCTACTGATTGGGCGCTGATGGACATGCCGCAATACGAAACCATGCGGCAAGGCATCCAGCTGAACGGCGGCAAGTATCTATTCGAGCTGGCCGCAATGGAGCTCTCCCTCCTGTACGACATACTGTACACCAAGGCTGCAGTGATCCACACCTGGTACGGCTTCTGCATCAGGATCGTCTCGCCGCTCTCCACGGTCGCGGCGTTTGTCCTGTttcacctcagcagcagcaagaacgCCTACGGCAGAGCTGATGTCGCCGTCACCTACGTCCTGCTGGCCGGAGCCATGGGATTGGAGCTCGCTTCATCGCTCGGGGCGGCATTGTCGTCCTGGGCGTGCGCTTACTACCATGCCCGGGGATGGCAGCGGCTCTGCGGTGTGGTGATGCGCCTCCGCCGGATTCTCAAGGATGGAGCAAGGAGGAGTGGTTGCCTGGACTCGCTTGGGCAGTACAACATGCTGGACATTTGCACCGACGCCGACAAAAAAGACGACCTGAGAGGCAAGGTCGCCAAGATGATCGGACTTGGGAACCAGTGGCAGAAGCTGCACTACTCGAGCACCGTCCCCGTCTCCGACAGCATGAAAGCCCTGGTGCTGGGAGAGATCAGGAAGAGGAATGTTCGTGACCTGAGGAACTCACGGGGCAAGTGGATCCTCGAGGAAAAAGGGATGTACAATGATCTCAAGCGGATCGCAGATGACACCGAGCTGGACCGTAGCATCATCGTGTGGCACCTCGCCACCGATCTATTTCTTTCCGTGTGCCCCGACTCCGACGAGGAGGCCCGGGACAACATCAGGGTGCTCTCCAACCACATGATGTTCCTCATGGTGGTGCATCCCTACCTGCTGCCCGTAGTCGTTCGCAATGACCGGTACAAGCAGAACTTGAAGTATTTTGAATCGTTGTGGTGGGTTACATGGAACACCAAAAAGGAAGACACCAAGAACATGTCTAGATCGGAAATCGTGAAGAAGATAGCTGAGTTTCAACTTCCGGCTCATTCGTGGCACAAGTATATTTCTGGCAGCGGTGAGGAATCTTCTTACGACCGCCATGGCAGGGCGGTCTATATCGAGGCATGCTGGCTTGCCGGGATGCTGCTCGGCAACAGGTGGCGTTTGACTTTCGCTGACATGCTGGAGGTTATCGCCGGCGTGTGGGTGGAGATGATGTGCTATGCCATCCACTACTGCGGCGAGGAGTCGCACGCCAAGAAGCTCAGCACCGGAGCAGAGTTCATCAGTGTCGTCTGGCTTGTCATAGAGCATGCTATACTGAACGACGTCAAGGCACCATCTGCTGAGCGCTTGACAGGGGGTTTAGATCCTTTCAAGTCTGAGCGCAAGCGGAAGCGTCCTGCCACTGACCCAGGGGCGACGCTATATCCATCGTTGTGGGTCGACCGAAGAGGTATTAACGGTGTACCACCCGGTGTTGACCCTGCGTGCAGCATCTTTTTTTGA